The sequence below is a genomic window from Parafrankia irregularis.
ACCGGCCTGGACCCGGCCAGCCGGGCGCGGATGTGGGAGGTCGTGCGCGACCTGGTGGCCGCGGGTACGACGATCCTGCTGACGACGCAGTACCTGGAGGAGGCCGACGCGCTCGCCGACCACATCGTCGTGATCGACCACGGGCGGGTCGTCGCCCGCGGCACCGCCGACGAGCTCAAGACCACGATCGGCGGCCACCGTCTGGAGATCACCCTCTCCGCCGCCCATGCCGGCGCGGCGGCGGCGCTGCACCCCCTCGTCGAGGGCCGCGTCGACATCGACGAGGGCGGGCGGCGGCTGCGCGCGGCGGTGCGCGGCGGGGAGGGCGTGGCGACCGCGGTCATCAGGGCCCTGGACGGCGTCGGGGCGCTGGTCGATGACGTCGTCGTGCACGCACCGTCCCTCGACGACGTGTTCTTCGCGCTCACCGGCGCCCCGGACGCCGCCGCCGAGCGCGGTTCGAACGGCCGTCCCGGCAACCATCCCGACAGCCGTCCCGACGACGTCCGCGCCACGAGCCCGGTAGGAGTGGCCTGATGTCCGAGCTCACGATCACCACGGGCGGCCCGGTGGGGGCCCTCGCCGCGCCGGCGCGGACCGGCGCCGTCAGCCGGGCGGTGCGCAACGTCGTCGTGCTCACCCGGCGCAACCTGGTGCACATCGCCCGCGAGCCGCTGCAGCTGTCCGACATCACCGTGCAGCCGGTGCTGTTCACCCTGCTGTTCGTCTACGTCCTCGGCGGCGGGGTGAGCGTCACCGGCGGCGACTACAAGGACTTCGCGATCCCCGGGCTGGTCGCGCTCAACCTCACCACCTCGGCGATGGGTACCGCGGTCGGGCTGAGCAACGACCTGCGCACCGGCGCGGTCAACCGGTTCCGGACCCTGCCGATGTGGCGGGCCGCAGTCCTGGTCAGCCGTTCGCTGTCGGACGTGCTCGCGGCCGCGGTCTGCATGTCGATCGTGCTGCTGACGGGCCTCGCGATCGGCTGGCGGCCGGAGACCTCGGTTGCCGGGTTCGTCGGCGCGCTCGCGATCCCGTTGCTGTTCAGCTACGCGCTGGCCTGGGGCACGGCCTGTCTGGGCATGGTCAGCGAGGGGCCGGAGAGCGCCCAGTCGATCGCGCTGGTGCTGCTGTTCCCGCTGGCGATCGTGTCGAACGCGATGGTGCCGACCGCGGGCATGCCGGGCGTGGTGCGGGCGATCGCCGAATGGAACCCGGTCAGCGCGGTGACCGCGGCGGCCCGGGACCTGTTCGGCAACCCGAACCCGTCCGCGGCCTCCCACGCCTGGCCCATGCAGCATCCGGTCCTGGCCGCGGTGCTCTGGTCGGTGGCCATCGTGGCGGTGTGCGCGCCGCTGGCGGTCGCCCTCTACCGGCGTCGCACCACCGACTGACACTCGCACCGCCGACGGACAACCCTCCGGAGCGGACCGGGACGACAGAGATCGAATTGGCGTCAACTTTGAGTTGACGCCAATCGATCGTCAACCTAGAGTTGACGCCATGACAGACATCGACCCGACCACCCTCAGTAACAGCGTCCGCCTCGACGACCTGATCGCCGCGATCAAGAAGACACACGCCGACGCCCTCGAGCAGCTGTCCGGTGCCGTGCTGGTCGCCGACCACCTCGGCGACGTGGCCGACCACCTCATCGGCCACTTCGTCGACCAGGCCCGCCGTTCCGGCGCCTCCTGGACGGAGATCGGCCGCAGCATGGGCGTCACCAAGCAGGCCGCGCAGAAGCGGTTCGTCCCCAAGGAGCCCGGCGAGCCGGAAAGCCTCGACCCGGCACAGGGCTTCGGCCGCTACACGCAACGGGCCCGCAACGCCGTGGTCGCCGCGCAGAACGAGGCGCGGGCCGCCGGCAACGCCGAGATCGCCGCGGAGCATCTGCTGCTCGGCCTGCTCGCCGACCCCGCCGGGCTCGGCGCCGCCGCGATCGTCGCCCAGGGCGCCCCCCTCGCCGCCGTGCGCGAGGCCGCGACCGCGAACCTGGCGCCACCCGTCGCGCCGGTACCCGACCTCATCCCCTTCGACGGGCGCGCGAAGAAGGCGCTCGAGCTGACCTTCCGCGAGGCTCTGCGGCTGGGTCACAACTACGTCGGCACCGAGCACATCCTGCTCGCGCTGCTGGAGCTGGAGGACGGCACCGGCCCACTGACGTCACTGGGAGTCACCAAGCCGGGTGCGGAGGGCCACCTCCGCCGGCTGCTCGCCCTCGCCGCCGGCGGCACGACCGCCACCGCCACGCCGGATCCCGCACCGGAGGCACGCGCCTGAGACCTGCGCCGCCAACACGCGGCATACCGAACATTTAAACAAGCTGAATAGTCGAACAGATTGCGCAACTACTCTCCGTGTTCGTCGGGGGCTCGAGGATGACACCCACCAGTGCGGAGGCGCGCAGATGCCAAGTCGACAGCGGCGGATCGGAACCTGGGCGGTGATGCTGGCCGCAGCCGGCACGGTGGCACTGCCCGCGGCGGCGAGCGCAGCACCCACCACGAGCGAGCTGCCCGGGGCGGAGTACGCGTTCGCGCCCCCGTCGTACGCGGCCCGGGCCTGGGGGCACAACACCTTCGGGCAGCTGGGCAACGGCACCACCGGCGCGGCCAGCTTCAGCCCCGTGCCGGTCACCGACCTCACCGGCCTGGACGACGTCCGCGCCATCGCGGGCGGGTCCGGCTCCGGGTTCGCGCTCAACGGCGACGGCACCGTCTGGGCCTGGGGCCTCAACAACGTCGGCCAGCTCGGCAACGGCACCGTCATCAACAGCAACGTGCCCGTCCAGGTCGCTGGCCTGGACGACATCCGCGCCATCGCCGCCGGGAGCAACGGCAACGGCTACGCGCTGCGCAGCGACGGCACCGTCTGGGCCTGGGGCGACAACTCCGCCGGCCAGCTCGGCATCAACCAGGCCATCGCCAGCAGCACTGTCCCCGTCCAGGTGCTGGGCCTGACCGGCATCCGTGCCATCGCCTCGGACGGCGGCGCGGCCTACGCGCTGCGCCGCGACGGCAGCGTGTGGGCCTGGGGCCTCAACACCTTCGGCCAGCTCGGCGTCGGCACCACCACACCCAGCCCACTGCCGATCCAGCTCCTCGGCCTCAGCGGCATCCGGGCCATCGCCGCCCGCGACAACAGCGCCTACGCGCTGCGCAGCGACGGCACCGTCTGGGCCTGGGGCGAGAACGGCGTCGGCCAGCTCGGCAACGGCACCAACGCCACCAGCCTGGTGCCCACGCCCGTCCTCAACCTGGCCAAGATCCGCCGCATCGCCGCCGGCGTCGACAGCGCCTACGCCCTGGACGAGACAGGCACCGTCTGGGCCTGGGGCGGCAACACCCTCGGCCAGCTCGGCAACGGCTCCAACGCCCCCAGCTCGCTGCCCATCCCCGTCACCGGGCAGACCGGCCTCGTTGGCGCCGTCGCCATCGCCGCCGGCGCCAACAGCGCCTACGCCCTGCGCTGGGACGGCACCGCCTTCGCCTGGGGCAACAACGGCCTCGGCCAGCTCGGCAACGGCAACGCCGCCGTGCCCAGCAGCACCACCCCGCTGCCGATCCCGGGCCTGCAGGACGTCCGGGCCATCGCGGGCGGCCTCTTCGACGGCTACGCCATCGTCGGCGCCGGGTTCTAGCCCACCGTCAACCACAGCCGCACAGCTCGCCCGCGCGTACAGCCGGCGGGGCCGAGGTGGCCCGGGACGTCACCTCGGCCCCGGTTCCGGCCGTCGACACGCGGCATAGCGAACATTTAAACAAGCTGGATGACTGAACAGGTCACGCGACTACTGTCCGTGTCCGCCGGGTGCTCATAGTGACGCCCGCCGGGTACGGAGGAGCGGAGATGCCCAGTCAACAGCGGCGAATCGGAACATGGGCGGTGGTGCTGGCCGCGGCCGGCGCGGTGGCACTGCCCACCGCCGCCAGCGCAGCACCCAAGCCGGACGGCCCCTCCGCCGAGGCGGAGTACGCGTTCGCGCCACCGACCTACACGGCCCGCGCCTGGGGCCTCAACGACGCCGGCCAGCTCGGCAACGGCACCACCAGCCCCACTCCCAGCTTCAGCCCCGTGCCGGTCACCGACCTCACCGGCCTCGACGACGTCCGCGCCATCGCGGGCGGCTACGGCTCCGGGTACGCGCTCAACAGCGACGGCACCGTCTGGGCCTGGGGCCTCAACACCCTCGGCCAGCTCGGCAACGGCACCGTCATCAACAGCAACGTGCCCGTCCAGGTCGCCGGCCTGGACGACATCCGCGCCATCGCCGCCGGAACCGACGGCAACGGCTACGCGCTGCGCCGTGACGGCACCGTCTGGGCCTGGGGCGTCAACACCCTCGGTCAGCTCGGCAACGGCCAGCCGATCGCCAGCAGCACGATCCCCGTCCAGGTCGTCGGCCTGACCGGCATCCGCGCCATCGCCGCCGACGGCAGCACCGCCTACGCGCTGCGCCGCGACGGGAGCGTGTGGGCCTGGGGTTCCAACGGCGCCGGCCAGCTCGGCACCGGCCAGCCCATCGCCAGCAGCCCGCTGCCGATCCAGATCGTCGCCCTCAGCGACATCCGCGCGATCACCGCCCGCAACGCCAGCGCCTACGCGCTGCGCCGCGACGGCACAGTCTGGGCCTGGGGTGACAACCCATCGGGCGAGCTCGGCAACGGCACCCTCACCCCCAGCCTGACACCCGGGCCCGTCCTCAACCTGACCAAGATCCGCCGCATCGCCGCCGGCGCCGGCGTCGCCTACGCCCTGGACGAGACAGGAACCGTCTGGGCCTGGGGCGCCAACGCCGTCGGCCAGCTCGGCAACGGCACCCTCACCCCCAGCCTGCTCCCCGTCCCCGTCACCGGGGAGACCGGTCTCGTCGGCGCCGTCGCCATCGCCGCCGGCGCCAGCACCGTCTACGCCCTGCGCTGGGACGGCACCGCCTTCGCCTGGGGCGTCAACAACGTCGGCCAGCTCGGCAACGGCAACCCCTCGGTGCCCCAGAGCTCCGTACCGCTCCCGATCCCCGGCCTGGGCGACGTCCGGGCCATCACCGGTGGCCTCTTCGACGGCTACGCCATCGTCAGCAGCGGGTTCTAGGACACGAACAGGCACGACCGGAACACAACCGCACAGTCGCACCACATCAGCCGGCGCGGCCGAGGTGACCCGGGACGTCACCTCGGCCGCGGCCGTGTTCCCCCACCTGTCAACGCGGCCGACGGCCGGCGCGGCCCACCGAGTAGAGCACGCCGCGGGGTGCAGCGCGACTCGGCGTCGGGCATCCCGCAGGGTCGTGACCGCCGTGGATGTCAGTCGTGAACGGTGCTGATCACGGTGTCCAGGCCGACGCGGCGGATGGCGGTGCCAGCCCCACCGATATAGAGCACGCCCGTCGTGTCGACGGCGACCCGCGCCGGGCTGGCCAGCCGGGCCGCGGTGGCGGGGCCACCGTTCCCGTCCGAGCCGTACTCGCCGGTGCCCGCCACCGTGGTGATCACACCGCGGGTGTCGACGCGGCGCACCCGCTGCGCGGACGACTCGGGGAAGAACAGGTTCCCCACCGGGTCCAGCGCCAGCGACGACGGGCCGCTGGTCAGCGTGAGCCCGGCGGCCGTCGCCGGCCCGCCGTCACCGGTGAACCCCGCGGGCCCACCGCCGGCCAGCGTGCGCACCGGTTCGTCCGGATCGAGCACCTGAACCCGGCCGGTCGAGTAGTCGACGACGTACAGCCGCCCGTCGCGGGCCTCGACATCGCCGATGCTCTGCCCCACGACCCGCACCGGCGGCTGACCCGGCGACGGTGTGACGTACCCGCCCGCCTGCTCGGTGCGCCCGACCAGATGCAGCACACCGGCCTGGTCGAGCCGGAAGAGCCGGCCAGCCCCGGCTAGATACAGCGTGCCGTCGGTGTCGACGGCGATCGGGCCGGACGCGAGCGACAGCGAGACCTCGGTGGCCCGCGTGCCGTCGGCGGCCACCCGCTCACCCCCACCGGCCACGGTGGTGATCACACCGTCCGGACCGATCCGGCGGATTCGCCCGTTGCCGCTGTCGGCGAGGAACACCGAGCCGTCGGCAGCGACAGCCACGTCACTCACGCCCCGCAGCCGGGCCGCGGTCGCCGGCCCGCCGTCCCCGATGGAACCGGCCACACCCGTGCCCGCGACGGCGGACAGTGTTCCGTCGAGGTCCAGCCGCAGCACCCGCAGACCGGCCCGGTCCACGACGTAGAACCCCCCGCCCTTCGCCGCGGGCCCGGTTGCCCAGGCCCGGACCTCGTCCAGCCGCAGGGGAAGGGCTGGTGCGGACGGAGCCGGGCCCGGGTCGGTGCCGGTGGCGACGGGCGGCGACTCGGAGCCCGTGCCGCGGGTGACGACCAGCCCGACCACGCCCGCCATCGCAAGCACGACGGCCGCAACCATCGCGGTCACCGCCATCACCCGGCCACGGCCGCGGCGGGTGGCGCGGCCACCCCGCGGGGCGTAGCGCGTCCCCTCGAACAGGTTGCGCGGCTCAGGTCGCTCCGGCCGGGCAGGCCCGGGCTGTGCCGGGTGTGCCGGGTGTGCCGGGTGTGCCGGGTGTGCCGACCCTGGCCGCGGCGCCGCGGGCGCGGGCCCGGGCGGTTCCGCGGTCGGGGATGGTCCGGGCGGCGGGGACGCGGAGACGCCGGCCCCGGCGGGCTCGACCGGGGCACGCGGCGGGGCGAACCGCGCGACGGGGCCGAGCCGGGCTTGCGCCGTGGACCGTGCCGATTCGGTGAGGGCGAGCACCAGGCCCGATCGGGCCTGCCAGTCCGGCCCGAAGACCTCGGTCGCGGCGGCGCTGATCGCCCGGGCGAACGCGGCCGCGTCCGGCGGACGCCGCGCCGGATCCTTCGCCAACGCCGGCAGGATGACGTCACAGACCGCCGGTGGCACCCCGGGGGGCACCGGCGGATCCACCTCACACTGATGACGCAGCAGCTCGGGCACCGACAGCCCCGCGTCGAACACCGGCCGGCCCGACACCAGCTCGTAGAGCACGACGCCGAGCGCGTAGAGGTCCGCCGCCGGCCCGACGCGCCCGCCGGTGATCTGCTCCGGTGCCATGTACCGCGGGGTGCCGGCTGCCTGGCTGACGGTTCCCGGCGCGCCGTCGAGGATCCGTCCGATCCCGAAGTCGGTGATCCTGGGCTGCCCGGCCGCGGTGAACAGGATGTTGTCCGGCTTGATGTCGCGGTGCAGGACGCCGTGGGCGTGGGCGTGGGCCAGCCCGTCGGCGACCGCCGCGCCCACGGCCAGCGTCGCCTCGGCGGACAACCGGTGCCGGTGCTGGGCCAGGGTGCCGCCCCCCAGCATCTCCATGATCAGCAGGCACAGGTCGTCGAGCACGACATAGTCGTGGATCCGCACGATGTGTGGATGGTCCAGGCGGCTCAGGATCCGGGCCTCGTCGCGGAACTCGGCCGCCGACGCCGCCGGCACCACCTTGATCGCGACCGCGCGGTCGAGGTCGAGGTGGTGCCCGGCGAGGACCAGGCCGAACGATCCGGCACCGAGCTGCTCACCGATGGTGTAGCGGGGCAGCGCCCGGGCGATGCGGGCCCGGTCGACGGCAGGCATGACCGGTCCGCCCTACCGGACCCGCAGGGCGCGGGCCCGGCCGTCGACGGCGTCGGTGACGTAGAGGATCCCGGTCCCGTCCAGGTCCAGCCCGCCCGGGTAGACCAGCTCGGCCTCGACCGCCGGGCCGCCGTTGCCGGAGTACTGGGCCACGCCCGTGCCGGCGATCGTGGTGATGATCCCGTCGGGGGTGATGCGCCGCACCCGGCTGTTGGCCGGGTCGGACAGGTAGATCGTGCCGGTCGAGTCCACCGCGACGTCGGCGCCGACCGTGCTGATCTTCGCGCGGGTCGCCGGACCGCCGTCACCGGAGAAGCCGGCGTCACCGGTGCCGGCGACGGTGCTGATCCGCCCCGCGGGGTCGATGCGGCGCAGCCGGAAGTTGTCCTGGTCGACCAGGTAGATGCTGCCGTCGGGGCCGCGGGCGAGCGAGCACGGATAGCTGAGCGTCGCCGCGGTCGCCGGACCGCCGTCACCGTCGCCGTCACCGCCGTCGCCGGGGCCGACCAGGGTGTCGCCGTCCGCGCCGGTGCCCGCGACGGTGGTGATGATCCCGTCCAGGCCGATGCGGCGGATCCGCTGGTTCGTACCGTCGGCGACCAGCAGGCTGCCGTCGTCGTCCAGCAGCAGGCTGTTCGGGTTGTTCAGCTTGGCGTTCACCGCCGGCAGCCCGTCCCCGGCGAAGATCAGTCCGTCCTCGCTCACCTCACCGGCGAAGCCGCTGTCACTCTGGCCGGCGATGGTGGTGATGATCCCGTTCGTCCCCACCCGGCGGATGCGGTGGTTGCCGTTGTCCGCGATGAACAGGGTGCCGTCCGGGGCCACCACGACACCGGACGGCTCCTGGAGCGACGCGCTCGTCGCCGGGCCGCCGTCGCCGTCGAAGCCGGCCGTGCCGTTGCCGGCGACGGTGGTGATCCGGCCGGTGCGGTCGATCCGGCGGATCCTGTTGTTCTCGGTGTCCGCGACGTAGATGACACCGCGCGCGGTGTCGATGGTCAGGTCCCGGGCGGAGTCGAACTCGGCCTGGGTGGCCGGGCCGCCGTCGCCGGAGAACCCGTCCGATCCGGCCCCGAACACCGCCGCGA
It includes:
- a CDS encoding RCC1 domain-containing protein gives rise to the protein MPSRQRRIGTWAVMLAAAGTVALPAAASAAPTTSELPGAEYAFAPPSYAARAWGHNTFGQLGNGTTGAASFSPVPVTDLTGLDDVRAIAGGSGSGFALNGDGTVWAWGLNNVGQLGNGTVINSNVPVQVAGLDDIRAIAAGSNGNGYALRSDGTVWAWGDNSAGQLGINQAIASSTVPVQVLGLTGIRAIASDGGAAYALRRDGSVWAWGLNTFGQLGVGTTTPSPLPIQLLGLSGIRAIAARDNSAYALRSDGTVWAWGENGVGQLGNGTNATSLVPTPVLNLAKIRRIAAGVDSAYALDETGTVWAWGGNTLGQLGNGSNAPSSLPIPVTGQTGLVGAVAIAAGANSAYALRWDGTAFAWGNNGLGQLGNGNAAVPSSTTPLPIPGLQDVRAIAGGLFDGYAIVGAGF
- a CDS encoding ABC transporter permease, with protein sequence MSELTITTGGPVGALAAPARTGAVSRAVRNVVVLTRRNLVHIAREPLQLSDITVQPVLFTLLFVYVLGGGVSVTGGDYKDFAIPGLVALNLTTSAMGTAVGLSNDLRTGAVNRFRTLPMWRAAVLVSRSLSDVLAAAVCMSIVLLTGLAIGWRPETSVAGFVGALAIPLLFSYALAWGTACLGMVSEGPESAQSIALVLLFPLAIVSNAMVPTAGMPGVVRAIAEWNPVSAVTAAARDLFGNPNPSAASHAWPMQHPVLAAVLWSVAIVAVCAPLAVALYRRRTTD
- a CDS encoding serine/threonine-protein kinase — its product is MPAVDRARIARALPRYTIGEQLGAGSFGLVLAGHHLDLDRAVAIKVVPAASAAEFRDEARILSRLDHPHIVRIHDYVVLDDLCLLIMEMLGGGTLAQHRHRLSAEATLAVGAAVADGLAHAHAHGVLHRDIKPDNILFTAAGQPRITDFGIGRILDGAPGTVSQAAGTPRYMAPEQITGGRVGPAADLYALGVVLYELVSGRPVFDAGLSVPELLRHQCEVDPPVPPGVPPAVCDVILPALAKDPARRPPDAAAFARAISAAATEVFGPDWQARSGLVLALTESARSTAQARLGPVARFAPPRAPVEPAGAGVSASPPPGPSPTAEPPGPAPAAPRPGSAHPAHPAHPAHPAQPGPARPERPEPRNLFEGTRYAPRGGRATRRGRGRVMAVTAMVAAVVLAMAGVVGLVVTRGTGSESPPVATGTDPGPAPSAPALPLRLDEVRAWATGPAAKGGGFYVVDRAGLRVLRLDLDGTLSAVAGTGVAGSIGDGGPATAARLRGVSDVAVAADGSVFLADSGNGRIRRIGPDGVITTVAGGGERVAADGTRATEVSLSLASGPIAVDTDGTLYLAGAGRLFRLDQAGVLHLVGRTEQAGGYVTPSPGQPPVRVVGQSIGDVEARDGRLYVVDYSTGRVQVLDPDEPVRTLAGGGPAGFTGDGGPATAAGLTLTSGPSSLALDPVGNLFFPESSAQRVRRVDTRGVITTVAGTGEYGSDGNGGPATAARLASPARVAVDTTGVLYIGGAGTAIRRVGLDTVISTVHD
- a CDS encoding Clp protease N-terminal domain-containing protein, which encodes MTDIDPTTLSNSVRLDDLIAAIKKTHADALEQLSGAVLVADHLGDVADHLIGHFVDQARRSGASWTEIGRSMGVTKQAAQKRFVPKEPGEPESLDPAQGFGRYTQRARNAVVAAQNEARAAGNAEIAAEHLLLGLLADPAGLGAAAIVAQGAPLAAVREAATANLAPPVAPVPDLIPFDGRAKKALELTFREALRLGHNYVGTEHILLALLELEDGTGPLTSLGVTKPGAEGHLRRLLALAAGGTTATATPDPAPEARA
- a CDS encoding RCC1 domain-containing protein, with the translated sequence MPSQQRRIGTWAVVLAAAGAVALPTAASAAPKPDGPSAEAEYAFAPPTYTARAWGLNDAGQLGNGTTSPTPSFSPVPVTDLTGLDDVRAIAGGYGSGYALNSDGTVWAWGLNTLGQLGNGTVINSNVPVQVAGLDDIRAIAAGTDGNGYALRRDGTVWAWGVNTLGQLGNGQPIASSTIPVQVVGLTGIRAIAADGSTAYALRRDGSVWAWGSNGAGQLGTGQPIASSPLPIQIVALSDIRAITARNASAYALRRDGTVWAWGDNPSGELGNGTLTPSLTPGPVLNLTKIRRIAAGAGVAYALDETGTVWAWGANAVGQLGNGTLTPSLLPVPVTGETGLVGAVAIAAGASTVYALRWDGTAFAWGVNNVGQLGNGNPSVPQSSVPLPIPGLGDVRAITGGLFDGYAIVSSGF
- a CDS encoding ATP-binding cassette domain-containing protein — encoded protein: MIEATGLTKRYGDTQALAGVDLHVPAGTILGVLGPNGAGKSTAVRILTTLARPDTGRASVAGFDVVAQAGEVRRRIGVTAQDATLDEALTGRQNLRMIAELSGLRSRAAADRAGELLARFELTDAADRVLRGYSGGMRRRLDLAASLVARPAVLFLDEPTTGLDPASRARMWEVVRDLVAAGTTILLTTQYLEEADALADHIVVIDHGRVVARGTADELKTTIGGHRLEITLSAAHAGAAAALHPLVEGRVDIDEGGRRLRAAVRGGEGVATAVIRALDGVGALVDDVVVHAPSLDDVFFALTGAPDAAAERGSNGRPGNHPDSRPDDVRATSPVGVA